GCTTTATCTCCAGATGCATGCATTTTTAACTTCATTAGTGCAACCTTTGCTGCTGTTGCGCTGTTCTTCGCTCCTTTACGACGACCACTCGACGGCGTATTCTTCTTTGATTCAACAATCTTTTGAACCAGCTCCTTTGTGGCTGCCATTCGCGGTTTCTGTGTCTCAAGTTTTTCACACTTGTGGTCATCTTGATGTCGATGTGCAAGACAGAAGTTCTTCTCACAATGGGGGCAGATGACTGGCAGCAGTTCTCTGCCTTTACAATCCTGAAATGCACATTGGTATAAGTTGCTAACGTTACCCTCTGAAACAGTCACCTCACGTTGAACATTCAGCTGAGGACATGAATGTGATTCACGAGTTCTGTGTTCCACGCAGAAAACACCAGAGCACGCATCACAAGTAAAGGGCAAAAAGTCTTTTTGGTTACAAGCCGTGACTTTGCAATGTTTGCCGATGTCTAGTTCAGCCATGATTTCTTCCGCTTTACTGTACGCACACTGCGTTGATGCGTGGGGTACGTGGGTTTTTCGACGTCATTATGAGAAGTTATCCACTTCCGCTCAAGATGGCGGCGCAGCGGAGGAATCTAATGCAGAGCGTAAGAAATTGTTTTAGCAACAATTTTCTGTTTGATTTTGCGTCAGCATGGCCAATTGAACCTACCGAATAGATGACAGTTTGATTATCATATTGAACTTTGCATGATTTTCCAGAGATAAACGTACAAAATTGgtcaatgttttctttgcatCAAGGCAGTGCTTATGGAGCTCCAGATAGCTAGTGTAGttagctagaagctagctaaCTAATTTGACAAGTCATTATAAGTTTTAATTTCAGTCATCTATTTTCCTCTGTATGCAAAATGTGCATTTGAGTAAATATCCACATTCAACATTTAGGGATGAAATATCTACTTTACTGTCCAGACACTTTACAAGATGAAACTGATTAACGTGAACATTTAATTGGCTACCTGGCCTGCGAGTAAGCTAACACTTCAAAACATTAGCTTCTGCCCAAAGTAGTAACGTGTGCTGACAAATCAAGGTGTGCAATACGTTCTTCAAGTTGTCAAGTTTCTTGCGTTATAGGTTACCGACGGCTTTGTAGCTATCACATTAGATGTGCCCAGCAGAGGCTATTCAAAGGAGAGGCTGGAGCTTGCCAGCCACTGCATTTCATCATTGTTGATGGAAGAGAACAGGGAAATCTGATAAGCTAGTCATGGTGGCCAGAGGCTAAATACCAGGGGCCTGTTCTGTATAAGTGAAAATTCTTCTGATCGATTTCACCATTGTTGGTGCAAGCTGGCAGACACTTTACCGTGAGATGTAGTAGCACACAATGTCTTATCTAATTAGGTCCAAATCAATGGTAAAATCACTGTACAAAAATCACAGTACACTGTACCTTACTGCCGTGGATGTATTAATACCTTACTTATGTGGATAAATACTTACGTGGATAAATGAATATCTTACTTAATACATCCATAGCAGTAAGGCATTCTTGCCTAATCTTGGATGATGCAGTCATTGCTGATTGCTGAACTCTTCTCttattcttttttctcctcagCATCAGAGTTGGACAGATGACCTGCCCCTGTGCCAGTTGTGTGGTGTGGGCAATGCACCAAACTGTGTGTACGGAACAGATGGCAAGGGCACTCAGAGCCACCCGTACGAGGATGGTCATTTCCGGTTCAGGTAATTCTTTGTATTTGATGTGTGGGTATTTTTTATCTGGTGCAAATACCCAGGACCTTCAGTTATCAGTGGCCTATCATTATAATTGGTGCCGTTGGTGGTCCACCAGTTCTCTGTTTTCCAGGCTATGTGTAGTTTAAAAAAATCTGCAGTGTTTGTAcattatctcacacacactgccacaccgCACCGCATCTCCCCTTGTTTAAGATGTGGGCTAATGATGGCTGCTGGCTGTTGAGTAGTGTCTGTAGGATCCAAGTTATATTTTGCTGTCAGCATACCTTATGAAGCTTGGAATTTGAAACCTGTGGTTTGTCGATTATGTAAAATCTGCACTCTCTTTTGCTAAGTTTTGTGGCAGTTTAGAGGCAGCAGTTAGTTGAGTTTCAGTCAAGTGTCCCTCATTTGAATAAACAGATGTTCCTAATACCTGTTTATGTGCAGGGTTTTCCCATAGACTCTCATGAAACTATCTCTTCTGTTTCCTCAGGGGACACCTGTTTTTTTGTCCCAAGTTCAGCCCTGATCTCTAGATTGGAATCCAAGGGTCACTATATATTACCTTGCAAATGCAGTTGCTAGTTACATGTGTTTTGCTTTATCCAAGAATGTATACAAGCATACATATTTCAATCAGGGTATAATTACTTGTGCATTTATTTGCTTGGAAGCAGTCCTTTATATCTACTTCAGAATAAGCAAACCCCATTCATGGAATCTGCCATGTCATGCTGCCATCTTGTTACAGTAGGCCAGAGAGGACAAACCAAAACACTGCCTTGTGGGGAGAGGGCCTTTCACAGTATAGCAGTATAGCTTTAATATCAAACATGGATGTATGGATGATTTTGTAGTGGTTTTAGCATCTTGGGCTTATTTGCTGTCCTGTAATTTGTCAGTAATTTATCAGGATTTTGTACTGAAGATGCACTTGAAGGTTCAAGTCTGCAGGCAGCCAGTCATATGCTCTGTATGATGcttattcccctctactcactatgtGTGGTGTTGTTTCTGTTCAATCAGAGGTGAAGACTGCTTCCTGTATGGTGTGTTTAATGGCTACGATGGCAGCAGGGTGGCCAACTTTATGTCTCAGTGCCTGACTGCAGAGCTCTTACTGGGCCAGCTGAACTCCACACACTCAGATGCTGACGTCCGCCGGATACTCTCTCAGGTGCGACACTTCTGTCCGCTAGGTGAAGAGTTGCAAAGATAGCTCTCCATAGGTGAAGTAGGAAATAACCTACTTGTCAGCTCAAGTATTGTCCAAGTAATTCATTGACTAGCCTTACTTTCATATTCTAGAATTATGTCACATATTCTAGGTCATTCTATTCATAATTTTACTAAGGCTCCATTCAGTTCCCAAGCCATATATGGAATGCCACTGAGAgaccatgtcatgtcatgttagtTTTACATGTACGTTATGAGTTAAAAGTCATCATTAATGATTGAGCAGGCCAGCTAAAAGCATAGTGATAATAGCATGCTGTTGATAGGACATGGGCTGACAGTGATTGTACAATACATTATTGGATACACATTTCAACACTCATTCATTTCAGACAAATCAGATTTTGTTTGAATGTGAGGAGTCATGAAAATGTAGACTTTTAGGGCCGATTTCCCATACATAGATTCATTAGGACTAGTCCTGCACTAAAACAAGAACTTGAATGAACTTCTTGAGAAAATAGGCCTGGTCATTGTACAGGACACCAGACCTTAGTTTAATGCCAAAATAGATCCTGTTAAacttcccagcttccaccgttgtgcccttgggCAAAGCACTTAACCCCACGTTGCTCCGGGTACAATGTAATAATGCCCTTGTTATTTAGctgacatgtgtaagtcactgtggataaaagtgtctgctaaatgaatacatgtaagtGTAAACTTTGCTGCTGTGTTGCCAGTAATGGACGGCATAATAGAATGGCTCACCTGAGATGAAACTGGGAAATTTGTCTAGAACATTTACAGTAACTACGGTTACTGttggctttctttttttgaCACGAGAGTACTCTGTGAATATTTAAAGAGGTTCCTGTAAACGTCCCTTGGACTAATTTAGGCAACGTACACTTACACTTCATGTTATTGATTCATGTTTCAATGTTACAACGTACACTTCTTGTTTTATTCATGTTTCAGTGTTACAACATACACTTCAGAAAAATTGACATTGAAAATGAAACAGAGGAGTTCCTTTCTGGCTAAGCTGTACCTACCACAGAATGTCTGAGCAGAATTGATTTGAATAGCACTCTCATTACGGTAGTATAAAAGGTTTCAAAATGACCAACCAACTCTTGAACAAGAGCGTGACCCTGATgtgcacaccacacaacacgTAAACGGTGTGAAATATTAATTTCACATACAATACCGGTCAAACGTTTTGAAACACCTACTCTTATAGGTGTCATGTCAAGCAAAAAAAGTTCCCCTACAACATGCATGGGAACTCCTTCAGGACTGTTAGAAAACTAAATTCATAGTTTTCAGTTTTGGCCTACAATGTAACAATAGTaaaaaaacagtgattaaaGAGTGGGTGTTTTTGActggtactgtatgtgtgttactgTTTAAACTCTCTGTTTCCAGTCtctgtcactttggataaaaatgtcTGCTAACTAACGATCAAGCAGGACGTGCTTTGCCGCTTACAAAGCACAAGGTGCCTTATGTTTTCATAAAAGCGCCCCTGCAAAAATGCGAGGAGCAGCAGGCGCAAAAAAACGCAAAATGCTCTGGGCGCATCAGCAGCACACAAACAGTTACTGCCAATACGAAACAATGTAGAAAATGAACAGGTCGCTGCAAAAACAGCGTTCGGTCGTCTCCTTAAGCTGTTGTTTAATATCTGGGGGGAGTGAACAGAGCTTGTCTATACTACTGGAGGAGATGCTCATTGGGTGCTGTTGTTTGTTGTCGCAGGCCTTCGACGCCGTGGAGAAGAGCTACTTTGAAACCATTGGCGACGTACTGGCCGAGAAAGCCAACCTGCAGTCCCAGATCCCCGAGGTAAGGACGTGCAGGCGGCAGGGcagatactcactcactcacatgacACCCGGGTGACCATCCACATGGTTAGGTCCCTGGACTGGTCTGGGCATGAACGGAAAATTCCTATCAGGAGTGATTCTTACCCAAGCAGTGGAATGACTCAGGGTTGTGGAACAAAGCACCCCAGTCTGTTTCTACAGGGACAATGCTTGTGTGCTTGAGCATATGCATAATGACTGTAGATATTCGAATAGTGGTAATGAGCTGTTGGGGGCCAGTAGGTGAATCCCTGAGGTCCACCTCACATCTATGCCAGTGAAGAATGCAGATATCCACCTTCTACCTGcctatagtgtatatatatatatatatatatatatatatatatatatatatatatatatatatgtataatatgaATTGAATGCACTGATTTCCgatttttacttttgtttatatacatatatttgtgAACTGTATTTCCCTTTTACCACATATTATGcttttcctttcttccttcctctctctctctctctctctctctctctctctctctctatatatatatatatatatatatatatatatatatatatatatatatatatatatatatatatctctgtctctctgccccctGTAGGGTGCTCTCTTCCACCAGTTGTCCCCTCAGTGTCAGAAGCTGTCTGACCGGCTGGGCGTGCTGGAACAGGAAGTGAACGGTGGTGCCACTGCAGTGGTGGCCCTCATCCTCAACAACAAACTCTACATCGCCAATGTCGGTCAGTgagatagacacatacacactcacacatacatatacacacacacacacacacacacacacacatacatacatacatatatatacacacacacaaacacacacacactgtggtctCATCTCATTCTATTCTGTTAGCACATTGGGGTGTTTAAAAACATGCACTGAAACAATCTTTCACTTCCTAGCATTGCTGCAGTCAGCATTGTTTCGGCTTAAACTGTGTTGGGGAAATGCCAATGGCCTGTAACGCAATGCTGAAAATGTTTGCAATGAACATTTGTGAAGGACTTGTTATTCTTGGTGAAAAAAAGCTGTGGTGTTCCGCTTTAGTGCACTGACTGCAGACATTTTTAGACCCCTTAACCATCCCCAGGCAGTcattgttaaatgttaaatgctgAGCCAGTTTGCAGTTTTGGAGACAACTTGTGTACCAGCTATGAATTCTAAAATAGTTTAATGCAAAGCACATAACATGGGAAGCTAATAGAATGCAACTCTCAAGCCTCTCATACTCATACctacagacagactgacacacacacacacacacacacacacacacacaaaacatcaaGCAAAAcagcacacccccccccctagGCTTGTCTGGGTCGATGTAAGGCAAATCCATTCCTATAATGATTCTTTATTGGGTAATTACTGAGGCTTATTGTTTCTGTCTGACAATCCAGACATCAAGGAGGGTCAGTTCATGCCAAGGGTGTCTGTCTCGCCTCTTAATAGAAAAGAGCAGGGGACCACAGGGTTTTCTTTGGAGGTCGGGGAAGGGCAGAGAGTGAAAGTCATTCATATTCACCCCATCCGACTGCAAGGCTTGGAAAGGGTCAGGAGTGTGTGGTACGAGTGGACCGACACACTACAGACTCTGTTGTAATGCTAAGTGTTTCAGACAGGCAGGTTAACATGTCTGCACGGGAGCTCATGACACGGCAGGCTAGCGTTTGTGTTTTTGCCGACTCACTTTTCCCTCAGAGACAGTGTCTCAATGCCACATGGGATTCGGTGTCCCGTTTTTCTTTTTGCTTTAGTCGGTTCAAGGAATGTCTGCATCTGCTTGATCTTGTTTGTGTCCAGCATTTTTGCCTGTGTGTAACAATGCTTTAGACAAACACAATTTTCTGAGTTTCTTGTGCAGTGAATGTATATGGGGATCCAGCAGAGCTCACATCAGATTAAATAGAACTAGAACAAATATGTTTTCTGTAGCTTACTGTACCAGTGAAGCAAGGGTGGTGGTCGTTTTGATGGGCTGAGTTCTATAAAATACATTATAGCCTATTTTTAACAATTACATGGTCAATTAACTGTTAATTCCATTTTATAGACATGTTCTGTATTTGCatatagattgtgtgtgtgtgtagaataacATGCTTAAAGCCAGCTCAAATATGGCCTAACCAGAACTGCCctataaaaaaacataacatttatACAGTAGGCTTACTTAAGCTTCCCATTGCCCTGCCTATTTAGGCAATAGTGATCGTATTATCCCGTAAACTCGACTGTTTTTTATTATCTCATTTGAGTTTAGCAAGCCCACCCAGGGTAATCCTGAGCAAGAAGCGGTTGGTTATCTTTAATAGCTCAGTTAacagtggcgtgtgtgtgaacgCAGACACCGCTCTAGTGTAAACAGACTTCGGTGCTAACTTCTGTTTGTTGCTCCCGTGTCCTTGCCCTTCCTGAACAGGGACCAATCGCGCCTTGCTGTGCAAGGCCACAAGCGATGGCCAGAACCAGGTGATCCAGATCGGCCGAGCCCACACCACGGACAACGAGGACGAACTTACCCGGCTGGCACAACTCGGTGAGCAGGGGGATTGGGTTTCCTACAGTGATATGTGGTGTTAATGAAGAAGGATTTTAATCTTCGGGTGGATATTGCTAAATGGCTCTCATCCATGCTGGTTTTTTAATGATCAAACTGATTCCTAACATTCGGGTAGTAGGAGGTGGAGGGGTTCCTGACCGTGTATCCCATATCTATTGTGCTTGCCTTTGAAGGTCCtcatttcatattttttatgtgtgtagtctcttcctccctcatttTTTCCTCACTGAGTTAATGTGCTAGTTTCATTGCATGTTCACCTCACTGATGactagaggagggagggggaggtgaTCACAGCCCCTGTGTCATGTGGTTTAATGATTGGGTTTTAATAGCCGTCGTTTCATGGGGCCGTAAAGCTGAAGGTGACCCCTGTCGCGTGCGTCGACAGGTCTGGACACCAACCGGCTGCGTCAGACCAGCCTCATCGCCGGCCAGAGCAGCACCCGCCGGATTGGGGACTACAAGGTGAAGTTCAACTACACGGACATCGACGTCCTGAGGTGAGCAGCTGCTGCATGTGTTGGTGtttcagtgctgctgctgcttcggcgagttttcacatagatctctctgtttctcgtggtcaccgagtactgtcggtacgaaaaaacacaaaaacggTCGGTTCTACGTAgttcgagttgctgcagccaacagctagagcagtgCAGTGCTACagtctgggggcatgttcataagcccccatgttcagctacagtgctacagtcTGGGGGcaatggtggggggggggtgagtgcTGAAATAAGttactgtcacttt
This window of the Alosa alosa isolate M-15738 ecotype Scorff River chromosome 7, AALO_Geno_1.1, whole genome shotgun sequence genome carries:
- the zfand1 gene encoding AN1-type zinc finger protein 1; this encodes MAELDIGKHCKVTACNQKDFLPFTCDACSGVFCVEHRTRESHSCPQLNVQREVTVSEGNVSNLYQCAFQDCKGRELLPVICPHCEKNFCLAHRHQDDHKCEKLETQKPRMAATKELVQKIVESKKNTPSSGRRKGAKNSATAAKVALMKLKMHASGDKAIPQTERAYFQVFLPKESKDRSVSMFFCTKWTIGKVIDTAASQAGLKNNNNVLTAKKLRLCHPETGEALRMDVTLLSLLEQELPLHNGGNMILEYLDSGCTMLDDVGAYIQTP
- the tab1 gene encoding TGF-beta-activated kinase 1 and MAP3K7-binding protein 1, giving the protein MRGVRGFFDVIMRSYPLPLKMAAQRRNLMQSHQSWTDDLPLCQLCGVGNAPNCVYGTDGKGTQSHPYEDGHFRFRGEDCFLYGVFNGYDGSRVANFMSQCLTAELLLGQLNSTHSDADVRRILSQAFDAVEKSYFETIGDVLAEKANLQSQIPEGALFHQLSPQCQKLSDRLGVLEQEVNGGATAVVALILNNKLYIANVGTNRALLCKATSDGQNQVIQIGRAHTTDNEDELTRLAQLGLDTNRLRQTSLIAGQSSTRRIGDYKVKFNYTDIDVLSAAKNKPIIAEAEIHGGQSLEGVTGFLLLMSEGLIKALESAHGPEQANQEMVAMVAAELAQQTTLEAAAQSVVERVKRLHHDAFVSGRQRASHCARHEDMTLLVRIINYPLSDGSLTPTQGGRIYPVSVPYSNSQSTSKTSVTLSLVMPSQGTLTNGTNTASTLEGGTPTPGQSPTATLQSTNTQTQSSSSSSGDGSLFRQRGSQAAQPDETGRVPPYVDFTEFYQLWGSDHSDGQITQGGLGPQ